The Diceros bicornis minor isolate mBicDic1 chromosome 31, mDicBic1.mat.cur, whole genome shotgun sequence genomic sequence GAGATAGAAAgtggaaacagaaaacagatgggccggccccgtggcttagcggttaagtgagcgcgctccgctgctggcggcccaggttcgaatcccgggcgcgcaccgacgcaccgcttctccggccatgctgaggccgcgtcccacatacagcatctggcaagatgtgcaactatgacatacaactatctactggggctttggggaaacaaaaggaggaggattgacaatagatgttagctcagagccggtcatcctcagcaaaaagaggaggcgtagcatggatgttagctcagggctaatcttcctcacaaaaaaaaaaaaagaaacagaaaacagagaccTTTCTGTTCCATCTCCCAGACATCAACAGTAATAAGTCATCTTGATAGTATGTACCCTTaactgtggtcttcctcccataAGCAATAACTACAGTCTAATCATAAGACCAACCCAAGACAAATCCCAACAGAAggacagtctacaaaatacctgaacaTCCCCAGAGACTTTGATTTAATTGGCTGAGGTGTGGCCAATCACAGGTACTTTCTAAAGAATCCTCCTCCACAGGTGATTCAGAAATGTGGCACCAAGGTGAGAAACATACTTAGCTTGCTGACCTCACCTCCTACTCCTTTCTCTCCACTACTCCAGAAAGACCTTTTCGCTGTCCCTCCAATACTCCAAGTTCACCTCTACCTTACAGCCTTTGCATTTATCATTCTTTCTGCCCTAACCACTCTTTCCCAGACTTTTTCTTAATTCTTACATTATAAggtataattttaataatgaacATTGTGTGAAGAGTCCAAGCTCTTAATACAACACAATTAGACGGCTTTCCCCTCCACTTAACCTTGCAGAAGCCCTCTAGGCTCTCTTTAATGAAGGGCCATCACCACGAATGCTGAATCCCCTGAAAAACCgaactattgtaaaagggactcCCATAAGCTCAAATTCCCTCCATACAGTAGTATATTCACCTGTGCTAGTAGTACATTATGATTGCTAGAACTATGTTATTCCTCTCACTTCGAGAGTCAACTAATCCCTTTATGAAGAGTTGTATGAACCAAACCAATCGTCTCTGCTATGAATCAGCGGACTCTGCACAAGCAGCACTGAATGGTAACACAATAAGAGTGTCTCCTAAGATCTTTACAAGATCTCATAACTCAGGTCTCTGCCCAAATGTCATATGCTCAGAGATGCCTTCCACATCTACCTTATCAAAAAGTAACCCTCTCCTGCTACACCACTCACTCTTTCATTACTATACCTGAGTGTTTTCACAGCACATACCACCATCCAAAATTActctacctctctctctccccagctgGAGGGTCAACTCCATGAAAGCTAGGGCTTGGTGTGTCTTCTTCACTGCTTACTTCCAAGACTTACTACAGGTTAAGGAGGTACATTTTGAAGGGTAGACTGAGATGGGGAATCCCAGAATTGCAGGCCTCAAAAAACTTTCCATAGAACCATTTGGGGCAGCTCCAAATGACGCCAAGCCATTCCCTTTACATTACTCTtagcttttgtctttttctatacAAATAAACAAGACACTGATTGAAGCATCGTGTAGCCAGTGCTTCATAGTTTTATTAGAAGGTGCTGCAAATCCTTTCAGACaagaacaataaaaaatacaaataggtACCTTACAGCAGACCTTCACCCTTCTGCTTCCCTAGCAAAGCTTCCTCTTATGAGCTAACTAAAGGGCCAGAGCCACTGACCAGTATGGGATACAGCAGTGGCATACTtccacctccagcccctccagaTCACAGCTGTTCTGAGCATATGCCTATATCCTTCCAACCACCCTGCTACTAGTGGGCCCTCACCAGCTCCCCTCTGCAGTTGTTCCCCACGTCACTtaaccatttttctccccaaataccACCTTAAAGGCACACTCAAGGGCAAGGGGTGTGGCTTCAAAACTTTTGGATCTGTCCACAACAAAGCCATGTTAAGAACTCCACAGATGCTCCTAAGTACTTGCTGAACCCTACCAATCACTTCTTCCtttgccattttatttatttatttattttttcgtgaggaagatcagccctgagctaacatctgccaatcctcccctttttgcacatttattgagcactaacaATGTGTTAAGCATTGTTAAAGTGTCTTATCATAAACTAAGtcattttattctcacaaaaaccctattttattttatttcttaactttatacccattttattgaaatGGAAACAAAGCCAAACTGTTAcataatttgcctaaggtcaaaAAGCAAGTGGCAGGGGCCAGCcaagtggtgcagtggttaagtttggagcgCTCCACTTCtgtagcccggggttcgcgggttcggatcacaggtgcggacctacactactcatcaagccatgctgtgggggcatcccacatacaaaatagaggaagatgggcacagacgttagctcagagctaatcttcctcaagcaaaaagaggaagattggcaacaggggtTAGGTcacggacaatcttcctcaccaaaaaaaaaaaaaaaaaaagcaagttgcagagctAAAATATTTCTTGTCCCTCTCTAATCCCACgttgtgttttatcttttttttaatagtctttttaattttgttacttatttttcatgtttcattatgtcctttgtgtgtgtgtgtgagagaggaagattagccctgagataacttccattgccaatcctttttgtttgtttgttttgaggagcaggaggattggccctgaactaacagctgtcgccaatctttctccttttttctccctgaagccccagtagatagttgtatgtcatagtggtacatccttctagttgctctatgtgggatgctgcctcagcatggcttgacaagaggtgtgtaagtccacgcccaggatctgaaccggcgaatcctgggccaccaaaatggagcacgcaaacttaaccactacgccactgggccagcccctatttttttatttataacacTTATTACCTGTTTATTTGCTGATTTGTTCTTCTCTATTTCCTTCTAATACAACATAATCTCTACTAGAAGTAGGGACTTTTTTCCATTTTGCTCACTGCCACATCCCTAGTGCTTAGAAAGCCCCTGCCCTTGGccgatgctcaataaatacttgctgaatgcaGTTTAACAAAGATCCTCTTCTCTCACCACCATCATGCAGTGCCACTTTCCATATTCCAAGGGACTTACTCTCTTGCCAATACGCAAATGTACATTGCCCTCAAAACATTTGAAACTGGAGGCAAACTGAAACTAATGAAAGCTGCAACCAAACTCTGACCAACCTCAAATCTTTATCGGATCAAAATGATTAGCCTTCATCCTAGCTGCCTAACAGAGCAAATAGCATGCCCTttctgaggggaaaaaagaaaatattactctAGTTTCTACAGTTTTTTAAACACAATGTCTAGTATTGGATGAAAAATGAGACATGAGAAGAATCGTGAAAATATGACATATAATCAAGAACCACACCCCAAATGATtcaaagaaatgtatttttaaaaaataaccaaataggcattctagagttgaaaaacacaatatcatAAATTAAGAATTTAATGAATGACACACAATGCAGTATTTGCagctgtaaataaataaataggcagATTTATGGTGTGATTTCCAAGACACACCGCTAAGCGAAAGAAGTAAAGCATAAAAAGAGAATTTATACTGCCCTAAAACCCATAATTCCAGACACTGGACATCAGACAAATCAAAACTGAGAGACATTCCACAAAACACCTCACTAGCactcctcaaaactatcaaggGTCATCAAAACAAGAAAATGTAATGCGGCCATAGGATCCTGGTACAAAAGTCACTggaggaaaaactggtgaaatttgaatagGGTCTGTAGGTTAGTTAGTAACACTGTTCCAATGATAAGCTAAGCAAAGCAGAGTACAGGAAGTAGCTCTTGATCTGAGCACATTTGCTGATAGCAAGAAATAGGGCTGTGCATTTGATGGCATGTTCAGAATGAGACATTGAAAGGAGTCCCTTTCCATAGAGACTAGGGACCCTCCCACCCCTGCCAAAGGGTAAAATTCTAGAGCAAAGACAAACTAAAGTAAACTTGCCAATATCTCACCCTCCAAACACTCTCCACCCTCCTGTGGGGAGTGCTGCCTTGGAACTGAACAAAATGGGGTTGGGGGGGGGTGCACAGGGTGGGAcgaaagaaaaatctttaagaGATTGTAAACTTGGGCAGACACCTCCTGAAAATTTCATCCAAGAAATCTCAAGTAATTGTTTTAGTTTACGGGGGTTCTAAACAAGTTGTACTGTCAGGCCTTAGCAGAAGCAAACTcaaattctctttcaaagaaTACAGCTTCATGCCAAGGCTTCAGAAATccccagaaataattttttaaaggcaatGACAAGCTATGCAAACATaacaaagcaagaaagaaaataaagaaacatgaaaaacacCATCAAAAACAACAGCAGAGAGAGATCCACAAAGTCTTCACATACTGGAATTACCAGAGACAGATTATAAATCAACCTGTTCACTATTCTTAAAGGAATAAAGAGGAGAACTACAGTATGAAAAGAGATAATAAGATATGATTCACAAATCTATActagtatatttgaaaatttagacAAAATGGACAAACTTTTGGGAAAACGTAAATTATCAAAATTGACTTAAGGAAAAACAGACAACCTGGACAGACTATAACGATTACAGAAATTGAATCCATAGTCAAAAATActatgtggggccggccctgtggcttagcggttgagtgcgcgcgctccgctgctggcggcctgggttcggatcctgggcgcgcaccgacgcactgcttctccggccatgctgaggccgcgtcccacatacagcaactagaaggatgtgcagccacgacatacaactatctactggggctttgggggaaaaaaagaaaaaataaataaataaatactatgtgaaacaaaataataaaatacactctctttctcttttcggTTCCAGATGGCTTCCACGGTCAGTTCATCCATCATTCTAGGAAGAAATATTCCAATCTTATACAAATACTTCCAGAGCattaaaagagagaagatacgTCAGAAGCAATACATCCTGACACTTCTATAAAGCCAAGATAACCTTGATAGCAAAATCTCATGAGGAAAGTACAAGAAATTTACAAGCTAATTTCTcccataaatataaatgaaaaaattctacATAAATTAATAAACCAAATTCAAAGACAAGGATACTTCATCATGACCAAGTTGGGTTTATACTAGAAAAGCAAGGTTGctttaattgtaaaatataacgacatgaagggatggaagaccaTATATATGCACATGCCTGTATCTGCAGAAAGACACACGTGAAGGACaaagaaaaaactaataaaagtgGTTACCAATAGCTGTTGAGGGAGCTAGGTGAAAGAGAGGATTTTGAGACATATAAACATattactgattttaaaatttaatttaaaaagtaaatcaattaatgtaattcatcacATTAACATAGTAAAAGAGTAAAATCACATGAACACcccaatagatgcaggaaaagcatttgataaaatccagtATTCATTCaatataaagaaaaagtcttAACAAACTAGGACTAGGAAGGAACTTTCTTAATCTGATGAAATATatctgtaaaaaacaaaaacaaaaacaaattactATCACACTTATTTGTGAAATGTAAATTATCCCTCAATTAGGAACAAGGCCAGAATACCCAGTAtctcttctattcaacattatactggaggtCCTCTCCAaagcagtaaggcaagaaaaaacaaataacaggTATAAGGATcggaaagaaacaaaaactgtCCCCTTTGCATATACTATGATCACGTATGTAGAATGAATCTACAGATTAACTATTAGAATACGTAAAAGAATTTAGCAGATTTCttaatacaaaaatcaatatataaaagttAATCATATTCCTATATATAAACAATtagaagacaaaaattaaaaatatgttttacaatACTATAAAATTGTAAGTATAACACATTTCAGGAATAAAATTCAGAATGATGTACAAgatctttcagaaaaaaattataaaactttattgtGAGGCAATAAAAAAGACCTAAGAAAATGGATCAGAAGATTTCATGTTTTAATGGCATTTATTTTCCATATATTGGTTTATAAATTGAATACAAGACCAAAAAGGTCCTgcagacatcttttttttttatatagaaCTTTATAGCATGATTCTAAGAAATGTAAAAGGCCAAGACTGGCTGAGACACTTTTCCAGCAAAACAAAGTGGAATATCTACCAGATATTAAGAAATGTTACAAAGAAGTGGTAACTGAAAAACAAGTTGTTCACACAGGGATATACTAACAGACAAATGGTACAGAATAGAAGAGCCAAgaaacacattcacacacacatggGCACTTAATGTTATATAACAGGTGTCACAGCACACCAGTGCAGAAAGGacaggcttttcaataaatgctgctATAGCAACTGGCTATCTGCAcggagaaaaaattaaattgagtCCCTACCTTCACTACACAGAAATCAATACTATGTGGAAcaagacacaaaaagcactaacaataaacaaatattgttattatttattattattgtaaataataaaaaataaataaaacactaaataaataaatacccaaTACTGATAAATTCTactacattaaaatgaaaaacttctattcaaggcacaatttttaaaaaagaaaaaaaaaacagagtagaCGGAGGTATTTGGAACccataaaaacaacaaagaagtcaaaaataaatatataaaaactcctacaaattaatgagaaaaagatagacaacccaatagaaaaacgAGCAAAACACCTGAAtgggcacttcacaaaagaagaaatacaaaagatactCAAAGTTGTCAGTAACCAGCAGAATGCAAATTTAAATCACAAGAAGATACCATAACATAACCACAAGATTGACAAAAACTTAAAATTCTgtaatagcaagtgttggtgaaaatacagagcaacaggaactctcctaCACTCTTTATGGCAATGCAAattagtacaaccactttggaaaatagttggcAACATCTAGTCCTATTGAAGATATGCACAGCCTATGACCCAACAATTGCACTCCTGGGTTTATATTCCCTTTAAATGTATGTAGATGTGCAGCAGGAAACAGGAACGAGAATGTTTATACcaacattgtttataatagccagAAACTCCAGAATCTGGAAACCAGATGTGCATCACTGACAACAGGTAACTTGTGGCATATTCATAAAATGGGATTCTATACAATGATAATGAACAAAGCGCAGCCACCCactggatgaatctcacaaacacaaTGTTGaaaaaatgaagacccaaaggaATGCATGATAATATGACACCAATTGTGTCAAGTTCAAATAAGTTTAGGAATGCATACATATGTGGTAAAAGTATgaagacagacaaggaaactaCCACCACAAAAGTCAGGTAATAGTTACCTATGGGGAAAGGAAATAGTTATAACTGGAAAAGGGCCAGGGGGTTCAATATTGCTACTAATATTCTATTTGTTAATCTGAGTGGAGGTTACATCAGTCTTtgctttgtaattatttgttaGACTGTGTGTTTTTACACACTTTGTATATTTTACAACGAAAAAGTGAAAATCTTAATACAGGGGattttcaataagtatttgttatcCCAGTGCCAGCAACTGCAAGGTTGCTCAGGGAAACAAAAGGCATCATGACGACAACATTCACTAATGAACTGACCACTTAATGAACTGATCAGCCCATTCAAACTTTCCTCTCTGGTTAACTCCAGCAGTTTCTCTCATTGATTGTAAACATCtacaatataaataaaaaccaaatcatttgcaaattcattcattcaacaaatatttattaatgtctaCTACCTCCCAAACACTGTTCTAGGGGACCAACAAGGTTCAAAACACATACAGGCCCTACCGTCTTGCAAAAGATGGAGGACACAGGAACCCTACTCCCATATCAATTCTGCCTCCACCTTCTCATCCTCCACCAAGTATCAAACATGAAGAACCTAAAAGGAACTCAGGACACACACGAAGTATTATTGAAACCACAACCTGAGGGAGTCTTCACTACAGATGAACCACCTACTTGGATTCATCTGGCTAACCACGGTTTCCTGTGTTTTCAAGCAGACAAAGAGAATGCCTTATCAAGAGCCCCAAGTCAAGGCGCTAGTCTCAACAATGGTGACGCTGTGGGAACTGGCTTAGGTGGAGTCAAAACTCCCAAGGAGTGCCTTCCCTGGGATCCAGAGACCAGAGGTTTGCAATTTTCCAGAAACTGTGCACTAGattttgtgtgtacatatatttttctcaGGTCAGAGTCCAGAACTTTCAACTGATTCTCAAAGGAGTTCAACGAAAAAGGATGAATAAGCACTGCTCCCAAGTTGAAGAGACTAGATTTTTAGGGACATGGTGAAAGTGAATGTGGCCACAACCAGGCCACCTAAGTTGAAATCCAGCTGTCCTGATCTCTAGGCCAAGGCTCTGAATGCCCAATACTTACTCTTAGTTCTTCGAAGGCTTCATCTAGGGTGGAGAGTTGGTGGCCCTGGTGAGCCCCAATGACTGGGCACAGGACACAGATGAGCTGCTTGTCTTCCTGGCAATAGGTGCTCAGATCCAGCCCATGGTCCGGACACTTCCTCTGGGCCactctctctgcttccatctctATTTCCGGGTCAAATTcgctttctgcctcagtttccccctcagCTTCCGATTCTCCTTCTTCGTGGTTGTCTTCCTCTGCTTCGCTCTCTTGCTCATCCTCCatttcttcctcactgtcttcttcaCTCTCCTCATCGCTCTCATCCTCGCTCTCTTCCTCGGTCTCGCTCTCTTCCTCCGTCTCACTCTCTTCCTCTGACTCGCTGTCTTCCCCCACCTCGCTTTCTACGTCCCTCTCGTGCTCCGCCTTGGCCTCCaggtcctccttcccctcctcctgcccccggGCTCCCGAGGTCCAGGCCTGGGCGGCGCCGGGTACGTACTCGGCCAGGTGGTGCCCGGGGAACTTCTGCCCGTGCGCCTCGGCGTGGCGGCGGCAGTAGCAGAAGCCGCATTCTCGGCACACCTCGTCGGCCCCCGGCGCCTCGTCGGGCTCGCACTCGTCACACGTGCCGTCGTGCGGCAGCTCCTCGCAGGCCGCGCCCCCTCCAGAGGCCATGTGGGTGCAGGGACGCGGCCCAGGCGTCGGGGCACCCGAGCTCGCCGCCCGGCCGGCGCGCGGCCTCTCACAGCCTCTTCCCCAGTCGGGGCCGGTCCGCGAAGTGGCCGCCCGCGCGGGCCGCGCCGTGTCTCACAGCAGGCCGCCGCTGCCACCCGCTCCCAGCGGCAGAGTGCCTTCCCGCCGGCTCGGCCGCTCGGCGCCCGCTGCACTTCCGGCGGCGGCCCGGGCACTTCCGGCGCGGCGGCTCGCGCGCCCGTCGGCCCCCGCGCCGCGCTGCCGGCTGTGCCTGCCGCTGCGCGGGAGAGCTGGCGGCGCAGGCCCCCGCGCCGCCCCGGTTCCACTTTCCCCTTCCCTGGCAGGCGGCCTCCTTTCACTTCCTGAGTCATTTAAAGTGGCAATGGCCCTTTTCTGCGTTCCCCGCGGGGGCTCGGCGTCCCGGGAAAGAGGGGGGTCTGGGGG encodes the following:
- the TRIM44 gene encoding tripartite motif-containing protein 44 isoform X3, whose protein sequence is MASGGGAACEELPHDGTCDECEPDEAPGADEVCRECGFCYCRRHAEAHGQKFPGHHLAEYVPGAAQAWTSGARGQEEGKEDLEAKAEHERDVESEVGEDSESEEESETEEESETEEESEDESDEESEEDSEEEMEDEQESEAEEDNHEEGESEAEGETEAESEFDPEIEMEAERVAQRKCPDHGLDLSTYCQEDKQLICVLCPVIGAHQGHQLSTLDEAFEELRSKDSGGLKAAMIELVERLKFKSSDPKVTRDQMKVFIQQEFKKVQKVIADEEQKALHLVDIQEAMATAHVTEILADIQSHMDRLMTQMAQAKEQLDTSNESAEPKAEGDEEGPRWLKA
- the TRIM44 gene encoding tripartite motif-containing protein 44 isoform X2 encodes the protein MASGGGAACEELPHDGTCDECEPDEAPGADEVCRECGFCYCRRHAEAHGQKFPGHHLAEYVPGAAQAWTSGARGQEEGKEDLEAKAEHERDVESEVGEDSESEEESETEEESETEEESEDESDEESEEDSEEEMEDEQESEAEEDNHEEGESEAEGETEAESEFDPEIEMEAERVAQRKCPDHGLDLSTYCQEDKQLICVLCPVIGAHQGHQLSTLDEAFEELRSKDSGGLKAAMIELVERLKFKSSDPKVTRDQMKVFIQQEFKKVQKVIADEEQKALHLVDIQEAMATAHVTEILADIQSHMDRLMTQMAQAKEQLDTSNESAEPKAEGDEEGPSGASEEDDT
- the TRIM44 gene encoding tripartite motif-containing protein 44 isoform X1, with product MASGGGAACEELPHDGTCDECEPDEAPGADEVCRECGFCYCRRHAEAHGQKFPGHHLAEYVPGAAQAWTSGARGQEEGKEDLEAKAEHERDVESEVGEDSESEEESETEEESETEEESEDESDEESEEDSEEEMEDEQESEAEEDNHEEGESEAEGETEAESEFDPEIEMEAERVAQRKCPDHGLDLSTYCQEDKQLICVLCPVIGAHQGHQLSTLDEAFEELRSKDSGGLKAAMIELVERLKFKSSDPKVTRDQMKVFIQQEFKKVQKVIADEEQKALHLVDIQEAMATAHVTEILADIQSHMDRLMTQMAQAKEQLDTSNESAEPKAEEKFLDKILKSPTRRLKSGEMMAD